The genomic interval GAAGACTTTGTAGGAGTCATCGTAGCAACCTTTCTTGAAGAAATACCACCAGATTTAGAATCAATGCAAAACGCCATTGAGAATAATAATCATAAAATGGCGTATCAATTTGCACATAAAATGAAACCCAACTTAGATATGTTTGGTATTGATTTACTCGGGCAAATTAAAGCAATGGAAAAATGGAGTAATTCTAACAAGCCTACGAGTGCTATACAGTCACAGTTAGACGATATAACTAATACACTTATGATTGTTATAGAAGAGCTAAGAGAAGATTTTTAAATGACCGCAGAAATTATAACTATAGGAGATGAAATTCTTATAGGCCAGATAGTAGATACTAATAGCGTCTTTATTTCAAAAGAACTCAATAAAATTGGAGTGTCTGT from Dokdonia sp. Hel_I_53 carries:
- a CDS encoding Hpt domain-containing protein → MSKHYNLKQVREIAGGDEDFVGVIVATFLEEIPPDLESMQNAIENNNHKMAYQFAHKMKPNLDMFGIDLLGQIKAMEKWSNSNKPTSAIQSQLDDITNTLMIVIEELREDF